The Actinomyces lilanjuaniae genome segment CCGCAGCGGGAGAGAGCGCCGATTTTGAGGGTGCCGCGCGGGCGGTCCTGGCCCAGCTGGGCCAGGACGGTTTTGACACTGCTGGCGTGACCCTCCTGGACTCCTCCGGCCTGGCCAAGGGGAACAAGGTTCCCGCCCGCCTGCTGGCACAGGTTGTCGGCCGGGCAGCCGGTGACCAGGGTGGGGAGGTCGGGCGCACCCTTTTGGCGGCCCTGCCTGTGGGTGCCCTGGACGGGACTCTGGACGACCGCTTCCTAGACACGGCTGCGGCGGGGACGGTGCGGGCCAAGACCGGCTCCCTGGACCAGACGGTCTCGCTGTCGGGGGTGGTAACCACCGCCGACAGGCGGCTCCTGGCCTTCGCGGTCGTGGTGGACGGGTTTGCCGAGGGCGGGCTGACGGCGGCCAGGGCTGCGCTCGATGAGCACCTCATGGTGCCTCTGGCCGGGTGTGGCTGCCAGGGCTGACGTCACACGTCGCAGGAGCGTCTGCCAGGAGGCCGTGGCGGCGTGTGCCGTGGGGCGCTGCGGCTGCGGCCTGTGGCAGGCTTGGCGCGACACAGGCCGGTACCTGCCCTGACCGGCTACCTGCCATGAGGAAGGCGATGCCAATGGACGTCACGGACATGGGGGGCAAGCTCCAGCAGGTCCTGCTCACCGAGGAACAGATCGGGCGCCGCCTTGACGAGATGGCTGCTCAGATTGACGCGGACTACGAGGGACGGGATCTCCTGCTTGTCGGCGTCCTCAAGGGCGCTGTCTACGCCATGGCGGACCTGTCCCGTCGGCTGCACCGCTCGGTGCCCATGGACTGGATGGCGGTGTCCTCCTACGGGTCCGGGACCCGTTCCTCCGGGGTGGTCCGCATCCTCAAGGACCTGGACTCCGACATCACCGGTCGCGACGTCCTCATCGTCGAGGACATCATCGACTCGGGCCTCACCCTGTCATGGCTTGTGGGCAACCTCTCATCGCGGGGGGCAAGTTCGGTCGAGATCGCCAGTGTCCTGCGCAAACCTGGGGCGGCCAAGGTCGAGGTGGGGGTCAAGTACGTCGGTTTCGACATCCCCACCGAGTTCGTCGTCGGTTACGGGCTGGACTACGCTGAGAACTACCGTAATCTCTCCGTAATTGGTACGTTGCGTCCGGAGGTCTACGGCGCCTGAGGTCTGATCCTCCTCGGATGCTCGTCCCGCGGGCGGGTGCGGGGGCTCAGGTCTGCAGCGTGCCGTCTTCTACGAGCTGTCCCCGAACCCCACAGGAAGAAGAGATCTTGCCACTCATGAGACCGGTGCTCCGGCCCCTAGCCGGAGCCCTTGGAGCCCTTGTCGTCGCTCTTGGCCTGGGATCCCCGGCGCTTGCCGCTGCCGGGGCCGGGCCGCTCGGGCAGACGACATCCACTGCCACACATTTTGACACGGTTGCCGACATGAAGGCGGCCTCCGGGCTGTCCGGCACTGTCGTCACCGACGGAGACGAGGAGGCCGGTGACGGTTCTGGGATGACCTTCCAGATCACCAGCACTCTTCCTGAGGGAGCACTGGGTGGCATCGCCGTCTCCCTGAGCGACGGCCAGTACGCGGTCCCGCAGGGACTGGCCACCTCTCCCAGCACCTCGCCGGACCCCGAGGCGGTGGAGGACCTGCTGTCCCGTGCCAGGACCTTTGCCGAGGCGGGGGACGACCTGGTATGGGACAGCAGTCGACTCACGCCGCTGTCCGGTGAGGTCGTCCACTCCACGATGAGTCGGCCCTACGCGGTGACCTGCTCCTCCTTCGTCGGAATGGCGCTGGCAGGCTGGGACTACTCCCACACCACCTACGTGGCTGACGAGAACTCACAGGTCGGCTACGGCGTCGACTTCGGCGGCGTCCTTGAGGACAAGGGCTTCTGGTCGGCGAACAACCTTGCCAGCTGGTTCTATGCCAACGGTGACGTGTGGCTGGGCAGCGAGGGCGGCTACGAGCCCGGTGACGTCCTCTTCTTCTCCGAGCAGGACCCCCGGGGGCAGTCTGACTCCGTCCAGGCGGATGACGTCTTCTTCGGTAACGTGTACCACACGGCGATCTACCTCGGTGACAACCAGCTGATCCACTCCACCGGTCCGTCTGCTGACGGCGGCGTTGTCGTCACCCAGTTCTGGGCCAGCCTTGAGGCGGACCTGAGCTTCGTGGCCCGTCCGAGCTGGGGGACTCCTCCAGCGTCTTCTCCGCCACCCAGGATGAGGGCCAGGACGAGGCCGGGGGTGCGCAGGACGGTCAGGGCGAGGACGCTGAGGCTGGCCAGGACGCTGAGGCTGCCGACGACGCGGGTGCAGCGGACCCCAGGACGGGGACGCCGGGACGGCTCAGGAGGAGGCCGAGGAGGACCAGGACCAGGCTGTCCAGCAGGACCCCCAGGACGGGGGCGCTGAGGCTGGCCAGGACGGTGGGGCTGCCGACGACGCGGGTGCAGCGGACCCCCAGGACGGGGACGCCGGGACGGCTCAGGAGGAGGCCGAGGAGGACCAGGACCCAGCGGTGACTTCCTATGACGCCCCTGTCGGCGAGTCTGAGGACGCAGGTTCCCGGGACGGCGCGCAGGCGGCCGCGGCCCAGGCAGATCCTGGTGCTGACTCCGATGCAGAGGCGAATGGCCAGGGAGACCAGGGAGACTCCGTGCTGGCACGTACGGGGCTCCCCTCCTCCAGCCTTCTGGCCGGGGGCGTGGCTCTGGTGATGCTGGCGTCGGGCGCGGTGTTCCTGCTGCTGCGTCAGCGCAGCCTTCAGGCGTCGCGTCTGCGGGCTACGGTGGACGGTGCCCGCAGGCTAGTGCGCCGGAGACGGTGACGACGACACCGGAGACGGCAACAATAAGGTCTCAATTTGGGACCG includes the following:
- the hpt gene encoding hypoxanthine phosphoribosyltransferase, translating into MDVTDMGGKLQQVLLTEEQIGRRLDEMAAQIDADYEGRDLLLVGVLKGAVYAMADLSRRLHRSVPMDWMAVSSYGSGTRSSGVVRILKDLDSDITGRDVLIVEDIIDSGLTLSWLVGNLSSRGASSVEIASVLRKPGAAKVEVGVKYVGFDIPTEFVVGYGLDYAENYRNLSVIGTLRPEVYGA
- a CDS encoding C40 family peptidase — translated: MRPVLRPLAGALGALVVALGLGSPALAAAGAGPLGQTTSTATHFDTVADMKAASGLSGTVVTDGDEEAGDGSGMTFQITSTLPEGALGGIAVSLSDGQYAVPQGLATSPSTSPDPEAVEDLLSRARTFAEAGDDLVWDSSRLTPLSGEVVHSTMSRPYAVTCSSFVGMALAGWDYSHTTYVADENSQVGYGVDFGGVLEDKGFWSANNLASWFYANGDVWLGSEGGYEPGDVLFFSEQDPRGQSDSVQADDVFFGNVYHTAIYLGDNQLIHSTGPSADGGVVVTQFWASLEADLSFVARPSWGTPPASSPPPRMRARTRPGVRRTVRARTLRLARTLRLPTTRVQRTPGRGRRDGSGGGRGGPGPGCPAGPPGRGR